The proteins below come from a single Crossiella sp. CA-258035 genomic window:
- a CDS encoding VOC family protein yields the protein MTIQRMEHIGIVVNDLAAAVAFFVELGLELEGEMPVEGPMVDRIVGLPGVRSDVAMLRTPDGNSRLELCKYHTPASPAGDASAPANALGIRHILFSVQDLDELLDRLRPHGGELVGEVVRYENSFRICYLRGPEGIIIELAEQLG from the coding sequence ATGACGATCCAGCGCATGGAACACATCGGCATCGTCGTCAACGACCTCGCCGCCGCCGTAGCCTTCTTCGTCGAGCTCGGACTCGAGCTGGAAGGCGAGATGCCGGTCGAGGGCCCCATGGTGGACCGCATCGTCGGACTGCCCGGAGTCCGGTCAGACGTCGCGATGCTGCGCACCCCGGACGGCAACAGCCGACTCGAACTGTGCAAATACCACACGCCCGCAAGCCCCGCCGGCGACGCGAGCGCCCCGGCGAACGCCCTCGGCATCCGGCACATCCTGTTCTCGGTCCAGGACCTCGACGAGCTGCTCGACCGCTTGCGGCCGCACGGCGGCGAACTCGTCGGCGAAGTGGTGCGCTACGAGAACAGCTTCCGGATCTGCTACCTCCGCGGTCCGGAGGGCATCATCATCGAACTGGCCGAACAGCTCGGCTGA